GTTGCGCCTCAAATGAGGTGTGTCTCTATTTGGAATAAGGTGTAGTTTGAGACACGGCCACGTTTGAAGGTCGACTACAACACAACCTCCCGCTAGTCAATCTTACGCTGCCACAGTGTTCACTCAAACACAGTGGTAATGCAGGGTTCCACACGAGAGGAACAGTACTCTAGTTGTCTAGCCAAACTTAGACTTGTGTTGGAGAAAGCTAATTCATAACATCCTGCATTTGATCCACCTACACAGTTTGTTCCAGACATTATAATGATCAGCTGGCAAGGTTTACGCAAAAGGCAAATTATCACTGTCTGTTTTAACATGGACATGATATGGTCTACATTCGATTTACTGTTGCTACAGAATGTCATCAGAAGGTTACCAAAACAGTGACTTCGGCAAGACTGCACAAGATGGCAGTTCTTAGCAGTGTGATGATGCCAGTGATGTTGGCAGAGCATATTTTGGGAAATGAACAACAGATATACAAGAACTGACTCCTTCCTTTTCAGAAAATATTTGCTGTAAATAACACAAATGTCATATATTTTTAAATACCCATCAGATGCCTGGAAATTCCTAAAGGGCAGTGACTCAGAGTCCATTTCCGCCTGGcagggaggatacagtacagtacaggactaTGAAGAGAAGGGGACCATCATTGGAAGTTTATCATTAAAATCAAGAGGATAGAACACTGTAGAGGCACTGAGCGTGCAGTAGCCATAATCAGCCACTTTATCTTAGAGGAGAGATTACATCTGTTTATGTCTGTGAAATTGATGTTTCTGTTGTGGCTTGTTTGGAGGCTGAGCTGGAGGTTTTCTTACTTGTGGAAAAGCGTCAGAGGACGCCAGCAAGACGTTCTCTGGTTTGAGGTCACAATGGACAATGTTCTTGAAGTGGAGATGATGAAGAGcctgaagaatctaaaatatgagGTGAAACTAAATTATTTCTTTGacttgttatttttttaaattatataagggattataaaaaataaaaaatataatctGGTAATTTGCAATTATATACCACAAAAcatgaataaaaatatatacattacatGTCATAATTAAATGTGCAACAACACATGATTAAACACACATTATCATCAGAAAAATACATTAAGCATTCCTGTAAACCACATACATTATAGTCATTTATCCAAagcaatttacaggagcaattgtggttaagtgccttgctcaagggcacgtcaacGGATTTTTCACAGTCTGCTCTGGGATTAGAatcagcgacctttcagttatttgcccaacgctcttaactgctaggctacctgccgcacttCACTGACTGTGTTTGTATACAGCATGTGTCACTGCTACTGCACGACTGTCCATTGTCTGCAAGCAACAACGCTTGTCAGCCAGGCTTACCTGTGAGACAAAGAATTTGGTGATGCGTTCAGGCAGCCTTCCCTTCTCACTGGACAGGATCATCTCCAGCATGTCTCCATGGAGCTTCTCCATGACGACGAAGACGCGCTCTGGCGTCTCAAACATGCACTCCAGGTTCACTACCCCAGGGTGATGCAGGTTCTAGTAAAGAAACACAGGAAGCATTTAATGGCAGCAGGCCGAGAGCTTGACAAGTTCTCCAAACACCCACTGTGACGGCATGATAACTACCTCATTTTTTACATTATCTACGTACTGACAACATATCAAGAGCCTCGCTCTATTTTTGTCTTTAGGTGTTGTTTTGTCATGTGCTCCACGTAACGTGTGTCTGGCAACATCTGATAAAAATAGTAAATGTTTCTAATAAAAATGTTTCATAGGAGCACACTGGGCCATGCATGCCGATGTGTGTTTACCTGAAGGATGGCGACCTCATTGCGTAGCTGGCTCTCCTGCTTGGTGGGGAAGCGTAACTTGTCAATGATCTTAATTGCTACATCCCGACCAGTTTTTCGGTGCTTTCCTGTGGTATGGAGACATTATATTATGGAATCAAAGTCAAGTTACATGTTTATGCAGGTGTGACTTCTTATAATTAATGATTATCTCAAATACTTTTGATCTGATTAATAGCAATGTATATGTATGactcaatacaatacacacctCCTTGGTCATGCAAATATTTTGTTAGGATAAGATCAGGAGAGAATTGATATCAAGGATGTGTTcctcatttatttttattttgtttacagGTTATCGGTGTGACAAGGTGGTACAAATGCATCACCTCCATAAACAATCCCAAATTGCCCCGATCCTAGGACTTCATCCGGGAATATCTGATACACTGAGCTGATATCCTGTAGGTGTAAAAATCCAGTCAATGGTTTAAATGAAAGCTTCAAGTGTATACTGTCAGAAATAAAATACTTGTCTACAATCACTTTTATCTCTTCTCATCTGGCAACTTAATATCCACTAATCCCATACACGTCTGGAATACTTTCCCAGAAATACAATTATAACCAGTGGTACTGTGACTAATTATTGACAGTAGCTATGGCAACTGCTTCGCTGAGTGGGTAATCAAAATAATCACCATTTGAGCTACTTAGGGGATGATCTCAACTCAGAAATCTAACTATGCACGAGGAGCAGACATAAACTAGATGTGGAGCCAATGTGACTATAAATGTACCTTCCATTACTGCAATATTAGACACACTATATCTGAGTGAAAATGTAAATCAATCCAAAGGCTCGTTCAAATAACGTAAGACCAAAGATCCTACTTACCACGTTCTCTTGAATCTGGCAGTCGGACACTGAGATGCTGATGGAAACATCATCTGTTGGTGTAAGAGGTGTTAATCATATCTTTAAGAGTATTTTATACTATAACCTTGAGTGTTCCTCCCTAGTGCTGAGTAGGTTTGCCAAATTCTGGGAACTTTCCCAAAAATTCCCAGTCTTTGCGGAAATACAGCTTTACTTGAgaaagttaccagaattttgcaaccctagtgcTGAGTAAGACACGGTTGATTCCATTCAAATCCATGCATTTCTATTAGCTTTAATCTATCCCAGAATCTAGTCAATTCATTCTGCTTATACATACTGTGGCCACCGTGGCGTGACCCGTGCGACAGTCCTTTTGAGATGGCGGGCATGAGGGCGTGCTGGATGGCGATCTCCCACATACGGGCGACGTCCGGCCCGACCCCACTGACCAACATACTGCCGTGGGCCGACATGCTCCCCGGGCCCTCGGGCCTCGCCAGGTTCTCCCCTACGTAGTAGACCAGACTGGCTGTAGCGATCTCAAAGCAGTGGGCGTTGGAGCCCTCAGACAGCAGGTTGAAGGTCTTGGCTGGGTCCAGAGACAACACCTCTGACAATGGAATTTCCTGCCACACAGCAAGAGGTTTTCTATTGCTCCTTGCTGTTTGAGGTCGAGGTCAAGTTACTGTAAAGAGCTTCGTGACAACAGCGGTTGTAAAAAGGGCTTTTTGAAATAAATGTGACTGATTGATGTAGTCACTTAATTAACAGTAGTGGTTAGAGTATTTATATTTCAATCTGATCAATGTGTTGATGGTCCAGGCTGCCTATTTCTTGCCACTACAAATGACATTATACCGTAAATCAATTCTCCATCGATGTTTATATGACAAAGTGATTGCATATCTGCTTATCATTTCTATTAGCTTTAATCTATCCCACTAGAATCTAGTCAATTCATTCTGCTTTAATCTATCCCACTAGAATCTAGTCAATTCATTCTGCTTTAATCTATCCCACTAGAATCTAGTCAATTCATTCTGCTTTAATCTATACCACTAGAATCTAGTCAATTCATTCTGCTTTAATCTATCCCACTAGAATCTAGTCAATTCATTATGCTTTAATCTATCCCACTAGAATCTAGTCAATTCATTCTGCTTTAATCTATCCCACTAGAATCTAGTCAATTCATTCTGCTTTAATCTAATCCCACTAGAATCTAGTCAATTCATTCTGCTTTAATCTATCCCACTAGAATCTAGTCAATTCATTCTGCTTTAATCTATCCCACTAGAATCTAGTCAATTCATTCTGCTTTAATCTATCCCACTAGAATCTAGTCAATTCATTCTGCTTTAATCTATCCCACTAGAATCTAGTCAATTCATTCTGCTTTAATCTGTCCCACTAGAATCTAGTCAATTCATTCTGCTTTAATCTATCCCACTAGAATCTAGTCAATTCATTCTGCTTTAATCTATCCCAGAATAAAACTGCGTGCGCTTGTGCATGTTAACCTTGTCTTATTCATACCCTAAACGACAGTAAATTTGTTTGCATAAACTTCAGTTCTTGAATTTCACTTACTCCTCACCCATAACAATCTATACAACATATAATTTCAATTGATCGATTTCAAAACAGTTGATTTCCAACCTTGTAGTATTTGCTTCCTGTGTCATTCTGGAAAAGCGTGATGCATTTGCTGTCCAGTCTCCAGTAGTGTCTTTTCCTCTGTAGTGGAAACAGATCGAGAGCGTTGTTAACTACCGCTGTCACAGACTGGGACAACATTCCATATGTTCATGGTGTGTTCCATCTCTGGGGGTTCCCCATCTACTATGCATCCATTATGCCGTAGGTCAATGCCCATAGCAGATTGGAGGAACTTTTTTTGCAGGTGCTAGAGGTAAACTCATGAAAAACATGGATGCCTGGTGAAGACCGAATGGTCGAAACTTTGTATCAACAAAATCACCTGGGAGATTGAACAACAGATTGGAGAGGTGCCCATGTTCTTGATCTACAGCTGAATTTGACACTTTGCTGGTCATTATTTAtcaaacaatcacacacactagtGGAGCATGTATTAAACATGGGCTGTTGGTTGGCACATACTGTGCAGTACTCTAtagacctacagtaacacagtGTTGGCTCACAGTACAAATACTGTCTTGTGAATAACCCTGTAACAAGTACCACATTGTTGGCTCATAGTAATAACACTGTCTTAATAACCCTATAACAAGTAACATTGTTAGCTCACAGTAATAACACGGTCTTAATAACCCTGTAACAAGTACCACAGTGTTGGCTCACAGTAATAACACTGTCTTAATAACCCTATAACAAATAACAGTGTTAGCTCACAGTAATAACACTGTCTTAATAACCCTATAACAAGTACCACAGTGTTGGCTCACAGTAATAACACTGTCTTAATAACCCTGTAACAAGTACCACAGTGTTGGCTCACAGTAATAACACTGTCTTAATAACCCTATAACAAGTACCACAGTGTTGGCTCACAGCAATAACACTATCTTAATAACCCTGTAACAAGTACCACAGTGTTGGCTCACAGTAATAACACTGTCTTAATAACCCTATAACAAGTACCACAGTGTTGGCTCACAGTAATAACACTGTCTTAATAACCCtgtaacagtaacagtgttggCTCACAGTAATAACACTGTCATAATAACCCTATAACAAGTACCACAGTGTTGGCTCACAGTAATAACACTGTCTTAATAACCCTGTAACAAGTACCACAGTGTTGGCTCACAGCAATAACACTATCTTAATAACCCTGTAACAAGTACCACAGTGTTGGCTCACAGTAATAACACTGTCTTAATAACCCTATAACAAGTACCACAGTGTTGGCTCACAGTAATAACACTGTCTTAATAACCCtgtaacagtaacagtgttggCTCACAGTAATAACACTGTCATAATAACCCTATAACAAGTACCACAATATTGGCTCATAGTAATCTTAATAACCCTGTAACATAGGGGTTCTTAAACTTTTTTAGCCTGGGACCCAAATTTGAAATTCGGTGGTTTCCTGGGACCCAAGCTTAGGAAAATATGCAACTATACGTAAATATCAGTAAATTTCATTGCCTTAATGCCTAAAAAAAATGCAAtatagacaaaaacaaataacaatGAAATACCCATAAATAACTTTTCATGTTTATTTTTCATCATTAAAAACACTCTTACATACCTGTCTAGGTTgaaactgttgctgttaaaatacaataaataatttcattctgaactggaataaacagATTGATCACATCCCATAGATgtataacagaacacacacacaggctttttgATCGTGCATCCCTAAGTAACAGCACAGATGGAAAAATTCTGGCCTACTCTACATCTTACTGTATAAATTGTTGTTGATAGAAAGTCTAGGTTTGAACTGTTGCTGttgaactgttgctgttaaagttacattttttaaattctgaactggaataaactgattgatcacatcacacagatgtagACCAGAAAACACACAATCCTAATGAGAGGTGTGTGGCTGGTTGAAGTTTTCAACAAGCAGGTCTATTCTGGGCTCAGTTTTTGATAGTGCATCACTGAGGTCATGCTCAGCATTGACACTGTTTCTGTACTTGAGAACCCTGACTTGCATAGgtatgtggtgccaaactggatcagaacatctactgctttctcagtcaggcagtAGACTGCTTCCTGCTGCAGAtgagcaacccagaactgtgtgagtgttTGCACTTCCCCACACAAAACACATTGTGGGCGCTCCTCGTTATTTCTCAAAGTTTGTATTAAAGAGACAAAAAGTAATCACTGTATTTGCGTTTCATgacgattgagctcagtcagaacttgtGGCTAGCATGAGTCCATTTCGTGACAGCGGTGAGTGATGGCGAGTGGGAATAACAAGGCAGTGGCTTGAACGACAGCGCTGCAGCGTGTGGGTCGCGGAGTGATCTTCAACAAAACTGCAGGAAAAGTATCCGGTAAACCGCGAGGCACACGGgcatctccctctacctctcccactcgcgcagctgccaaactgagcagaCACCGCTGCTAAGCAGATagcgcactgaacagagagcgcaGTTGCACTTGGCCAAATAAATTCCAGTAATTAATTAAATAATTATACATTTACTTCGCCCACCCTTAACACGTCCGCAACCCACTTTGGGTACCGACCAATACTTTATGAAACGCGTCTGTAACAAGTACCACAGCGTTGGCTCACAGTACTAATACTTTTTAATAACCCTGTAACAAGTACCACGGCGTTGGCTCACAGTAATAACACTGTCTTAATAACCCTGTAACAAGTACCACAGCGTTGACTCAGTAATAACACTGTCTTAATAACCCTGTAACAAGTACCACAATGTTGACTCACAGCAATAACACTGTCTTAATAACCCTGTAACAAGTACCACAGTGTTGACTCACAGTAATAACAGTGTCTTAATAACCCTGTAACAAGTAAAGTCTATCATTCCAACAGCGGGAAAATTCAATCGACAATCACAAAATAcacataaacaaaacatacaagaCATTAAAGAAAAACAGCACAGAAAAGATGATCAAGTCTATAAAATGTTGTCAGATTAGtgttgcaaaattccagtaatTTCCCGCAAattctggttttccagaaatcctggaaTTTTGCCACTCTACATAAGATTGATTAGTTGATGTGACAAAAATACATTAAGACAATCAGACTTACCAGAGTGTCTTTACTGGTGAAGTGCACGAGCCAACCTTCCTTCATGACATTACTGCTTTTCCTCTTGGTGTGTTTGACTGACTGGACCACTCGCATCAGCGGGATGTTGTTGCTAGTAGATGGGCTTTGGAATGAAGGGAGTCAAACATAAAACTCTGGCGGTGTGAATGCTTTTCTTAACATTAGGACTCAGTTAGGGTTATGGCCAATGTTCCCTTAAATTCTTTCGGCaatgagcaaatttcaggtctgatGAGCACaaactgtgtgtttactgtgaacactgaggctgtacccgctttaggTTACAGTTTAactgtgaacactgaggatgtacccgctttaagttacagttttatcagcggccaagtaggctactgtggctatttgatcataatgtaggcctaccagagtggcctgccataaaaaacaatggagaaaatgcatcacATAACATTTGTCACGGATccccccggtactgctgctcattctgttcaccagttccggaggtctatgtcaccggccttctaggcttcactgaacgggattcattatcatcaaccccggactgtcttgtctgatttcacacacctggttccattatcatcaaccacggactgtcttgtctgattacacacctggttcccatttcccctgattagaatgttatatatgtgccctctgttccctgtctttgtCGGTTATTCTTTCCATGTCCATTGGttgtgtgagtacctatgtgttggtgtaGCTGTTATGCTGCGTGCTTTATATATTGTGTATTACGGGTATCGTCCCATGTCGTTCAACGAGGTTCACCCTAGCTCTTTGTTTGGGTACAGCCCAgtgtttttgtatacgtgtttgtttttgGAGTATTAAAAACCCCTATTGTGTATTCCAGCGCCTGTTTCCAGATCCTTTATACCAGCGTGacaacattttaacatggaaatggCTGTTCTGTCATTcaacctacagtagcagccaatgggtggtgttcaatgtaggcctacattgaaaaaaacatgcagggttTGACATTAAACTGTTcctccacttgtccttcagacaaagAGGTGACTGaatatgttgtgttgtttgatgcaagaaaccgctttacaaaataaaatgcatttttattcccattattacagagaatcaaaTGATGTTACCCTCTGACTATTGGCTACTTAACACTCGAGAGCTTGGGGTTAAAGGGGaacttgggctcccgagtggcacagcggtctaaggtaaCACATCTCAATGCTAaagacatcactacagaccctggttcgatctcgggctgtatcacaaccggctgtgatcgggagtcctatagggcgccACACAACTGGTCCagcttcgtccgggttaggggagggtttggccggggtaggccgtcattgtaaaataataatttgttcttaactggcttgcctagttaaatagcgGTTAAATTATTCAAGcttgtctcaaaatacaacactgcccatttaagacaaaaaaatatttttacctgactcgcttttcaaagatgtctagaaatgtacataTTTTGTGCTATTGTAGGAAGAAATCACTTCCCTactgctgactacaaatgatctataactgggctgataactcactaactagcaaaagATATTAACAAAATGTGtacacgtggctacatgcagctcttgctTTTATCTCCaaacaagcgcatctactcatgaccgctcatgctgtaaacacagtccagttaaaAGGGAATGGTGCAgctccatatatggcaatggtttatttgcatataggcctactgcagctctgattggttatgtcACACCGGTCTGCATAGAGTACGAGTCATGTATGTCAATGCACTAAAATCCTAATCTgatgcgttctgcctacaacaaaatctcttgcattgttcgttttgtttcggtatgttgcattgaaagtggctaatattgtgttgattcgatcacaattatCACAGTAaagagtcaagatcactttctgagtcaaaatgcaagatGAGAGCTACCactcagattattattattttttacatgacTTAATAaacgtaagcctatgcaacattaaccaattaaaaacagtactgtagcaatgaggtttgtgcagtatgCTATAGGCCCAATATTTTACCAGGgcatattggctttgcttgaaatgccctgccaatgcattgttgtttgggacatttttaaaaatatatatcaacatttgaggtaggctatatgatcacaccggTAATAGATCCGTTGTTGTATTACTTATTACTTGCACAGCGGTTTGAGTGAAAATGTAAATAATtagctttttattttactgggctgatggtgcctgcatctgatgatcagtctcagtggagggagagaggagcagactgagggtccgtctctcaacatccctccgctctcccttccttccactgacactgaccaaaaatgtCAGTGTCTTCCAGCTGATAGTGAAATTCGAGTTGCACctcattatttctgcctcatgtacaaattcatgttgttactcctatgaaaagtgaaagtgaaatattcctcaatTAAAAAAGACCCAAGCCATTTATAATAACAATGCAAACCTATCGATactttcctactcattcattactgaTTGTTGTAGCACggagtggaaataggaagaacaCACATTTTATGgtttataaaagtgttgaatacagtgttgacatggctgagtaagaacttaaactcagtcataaaaacagcagctcttttcTGTATTCATTGACagtctctagtcatggttttaaacatTTTGAAATCTCATAGTATCAACTTTTCTGtagctttcttttatgcctgctaaGTTACTGCAGACACGGTAATCTGAAccatctgattggccagcggtaggcctatagtgcacttgatttgctctccggGGCCCGCCTACCCGGGGCGTAGGGCAGCTGACAGCCCgagacaattttttttttaaaggctttATAGTTGgcttttttacagaaatgtttggagATCAACCAGTCGATCGCGACGACCGGTTGGTTACCACTGCTCTGAAAAGTTGAGTGAACTTCAATCTTGTGCTTCTCTCTGCGAACTGACATCTCTTCTGATCGTGCACGTACACGGCAGTCACGGGGCTACTGcgcgcagcttagagggaacattggttatggtgtggacatgaagctaaggTAAGGAtagaaccgggatgtggacatgaaacaagggttagggttgaaccgggatgtagACATGGTAGACATGAAGCAAGGGTTAAAATTGTGGTTGAGGccagggttgaaccgggatgtggacatgaagctaggttagagttgtggttgaggctagggttgaaccgggatgtggacataaagctagggttagagttgtggttgaggctagcgttgaaccgggatgtggacatgaagctagggttagagttgtggttgaggctagggttgaaccgggatgtggacatgaagctagggttagagttgtggttgaggctagggttgaaccgggatgtagttgaagctagggttagagttgtggttgaggctagggttgaaccgggatgtggttgaagctagggttagagttgtggttgaggctaggtttgaaccgggatgtggttgaagctagggttagagttgtgGTTGAGGATAGATGATTGTCCTACCACTCCTGAGAGTAAGGTACTTTCCAACGCCCATACCAACATACTAATTCCCAATACATTGCTTCATTCTAAGCAGTATGTTAGAGTAGATATTGTACGAGGAACTATGACCATTGGTGTGTCCCTCTGGCCTAATCCTAGTCCTAGGTCCAGTCAATCACCTTATAGCCCTGTTGGAGTCGTCCTCTGGGTCGTGGAGCTCTCCCATTTCCCCATGGCCAGCCTCCAGCAGGCCAGTGTCAGTCACCACGGCCTCCTCCATGTCATCCATGAGACCACTGTTCCTGTCACTGTCGTGGTCGTCACAACCCTGCCCCATCACCAAATCAGACTCCGCCCCTGGGCTCAGTAgttctggaggaggaggaggaagttgAAACACACACAAGGAATTTGAAAAAAGTTGAAATTGAAGTATGCCAAAGAATACCTGTTTtttaaagaagaagaaagaagaaacaAAAGAGGACAATACTAAGAATATCAGAATGGTAGAGTAGaagagatttaaaaaataaaacagtgAAGTTATTTCACAGTCATAATTTGGTCAATATTTACAAGGAACATTCTGGTACTTCCAAGAATTGAACTGGTATTCTATTTGATTGCCTTTCTACAGTCTCTGACAACTGAAGTAAATGCTGCAGAATTGAAAGAAAAACATCTCAATCCTGTGACATTTCTGTTAAAAATATATGAGATGGACCACCACTTAGTTGGAAAGATCTGCCACACTTAAAGCAAAATAATGACTATCTAAAGTGAGACTTGCCTCCATTTTTAGACACTTCTCCAAGGCAGTTGTTTGGCACTTTGGGCGCACATCGTTTATGACAGTTGAATTTGCAATCTGTAAccgtgagagagaaacagagagagtgtgagagaatgcgtgtgtgagagagagacagagagagtgtgcaagaggggagggaaagagataaaggaaagagagagatagctgGCACATCCACATGAAACCTGTATAATAGCACTGTGACTAAAAACAACATGTTATCTGTCAGCTAGAGTACTTCATGAACCGTCTCTCATATGATACTATTACACCCTGttctgtcatatatatatatatatatacagtacagctCTACACATACACTAACAACGGCtgctaaaaaaaaaatacaaaatcccAGCCATCATTTCAGGGACAAATGTTTTTGGCAGCAAAATAAATGAAAGCAACATGACTGCTTGTCTACACTGTAGTAACCATAGAATTACAGTACAGAGTATCTGTGAATTATGGAACCTCTACGGTAGTAACAACACTGTTGCTGCATTTGTGATTACCATGTAATTATACAGTTACAGGGCTATCTAAAAATCAGACCATAATAGTTATTCAAGATGTCACAAATAAAGCTTGAGGGAGAAACATCTGAAAATCTGTGAGCTTTGCCAACTCTGTGACAACCAAGTCTCGACATATCCCAAAATAATACCACCTGGAACTATTGAGCTGGTAAAAGCCCACAAGTGAGTCACACACTATTACAGCATCACCATCTCCTCCACCACCAGTCAACCTCTCATGatctcaagtctctctctccaggccctaCTGTACCTTTGCATTGCAGGCCTTGACGGAACAGACCCTTGAGTAGCTTCTTGCAGTGTTGGCAGACGGTGGGGCGTGTGTAGGAGTGGACGACAAACGTATGAGGCACCTTGACTTTGGACAGGAGGATTTTGTCTAACTCTATGGGCCGGCCGGTGTAGGAAGAGGACCTTCTCTCTCTGCCGGGAAAGATGTCTGACTGTGCCTTCTGCTGCGGAGGGTAGCAGGGCAAGGCACATGGTAGGCATGGAGGTAACAGATGACAAGCAACAACTACGTAAACTACAATTATATAATTCAATCCCCTTTCTTTGTCTTCTTTGTCTTATTTGGGCATATGACACTTTAGGGAAAAACAGAGAAAGAGTGCTTCTGGTGAGAATAGGCATATTCACACTGCAGTAGGTGATGGCTGGGTTTAATACAGGAGTATATGGGGACAGGGTATTGGGGTACCTACCTCC
This genomic stretch from Oncorhynchus keta strain PuntledgeMale-10-30-2019 chromosome 29, Oket_V2, whole genome shotgun sequence harbors:
- the prkd1 gene encoding serine/threonine-protein kinase D1, translating into MSAPPVIRPPSPLSSVSNGISFQIQIGLSREPVLLDSVDFSLAQVREMACYIVDQKLPECGFYGMYDKILLFRHVPDSENILQLVKFATDITEGDLVEVVLSASATVEDFQIRPHALFVHSYRAPAFCDHCGEMLWGLVRQGLKCEGCGLNYHKRCAFKIPNNCSGIRKRRLSNVSLTGLTTLTTTRSNEPSPFTSDEALLSSVNSGMEQKAQSDIFPGRERRSSSYTGRPIELDKILLSKVKVPHTFVVHSYTRPTVCQHCKKLLKGLFRQGLQCKDCKFNCHKRCAPKVPNNCLGEVSKNGELLSPGAESDLVMGQGCDDHDSDRNSGLMDDMEEAVVTDTGLLEAGHGEMGELHDPEDDSNRAISPSTSNNIPLMRVVQSVKHTKRKSSNVMKEGWLVHFTSKDTLRKRHYWRLDSKCITLFQNDTGSKYYKEIPLSEVLSLDPAKTFNLLSEGSNAHCFEIATASLVYYVGENLARPEGPGSMSAHGSMLVSGVGPDVARMWEIAIQHALMPAISKGLSHGSRHGGHNDVSISISVSDCQIQENVDISSVYQIFPDEVLGSGQFGIVYGGKHRKTGRDVAIKIIDKLRFPTKQESQLRNEVAILQNLHHPGVVNLECMFETPERVFVVMEKLHGDMLEMILSSEKGRLPERITKFFVSQILQALHHLHFKNIVHCDLKPENVLLASSDAFPQVKLCDFGFARIIGEKSFRRSVVGTPAYLAPEVLRNKGYNRSLDMWSVGVIIYVSLSGTFPFNEDEDIHDQIQNADFMYPPNPWKKVSQEAIDLINNLLQVKMRKRYSVDKSLSHPWLQDYQMWLDLRSLEWKMHQRYITHESDDTRWERHAEQHGLTYPAHLVNPHADVSEGVESEEADTMTALSIRVNSVNAGLLPH